The genomic DNA AATCGTCTATTTACAGAAAAGCTGGTTGAAAAAGCAACGCGTGAAGATCCTATGCTTGAACAAACGCTAAAGAAACTTGAGGAGTGATTTCATTGATCAGAAAAGCAACATTACAAGACCTTAATCAAATCGAAGCTTTAACAGAAGAAGCAAAACAACTAATGATTGAGGATAACAATCCACAATGGGATCATCGTTACCCACTTAAAACCCATTTTAAAACAGATATTGAAATGGGCGGCCTATACGTTTATGACGATTCAGAAATTAAAGGTTTTATCGTCATTGACCAAAATGCACCAGATTGGTATGATGCGCTTGAGTGGCCCATTGATAAATCGAATGCTTATGTCATTCATCGCCTTGTCGCATCGCCACAATATCGAGGGATTGCGCAACAACTAATGCAATTCGCAATGGACTTGGCAGAATCACATCATGTTCAAATTTTGTTGACAGATACATTTTCACAAAATGAACGCGCACAAGGATTGTTCAAAAAATATGGTTTTGTCAAAACTGGTGAAATGACAAGTACTGAGTTTCCTTTTGATAAAGGTAAACCATTTTATGCATATTATAAAAATTTAACAGAATAGAGGGTTAATATGGTTAAAATTGCATTTACAGGTGGCGGAACTGTTGGACATGTGTCGGTCAACTTGAGCTTAATTCCAGCTGCAATCGAGAAAGGACATGAGGCATTTTATATTGGTTCGAAAAAGGGAATAGAACGTGAAAT from Staphylococcus schleiferi includes the following:
- a CDS encoding GNAT family N-acetyltransferase — translated: MIRKATLQDLNQIEALTEEAKQLMIEDNNPQWDHRYPLKTHFKTDIEMGGLYVYDDSEIKGFIVIDQNAPDWYDALEWPIDKSNAYVIHRLVASPQYRGIAQQLMQFAMDLAESHHVQILLTDTFSQNERAQGLFKKYGFVKTGEMTSTEFPFDKGKPFYAYYKNLTE